A genomic segment from Janibacter sp. DB-40 encodes:
- a CDS encoding class I SAM-dependent methyltransferase, which yields MTSSANLRIDPALLEQLREDLTAADFRVDAVRERLGGLAADALGREQPLPARRVVAGASDPLGVLIGCFGLGLPIPADTLGAALPRTGVTGAIALRIVEPHGAHLVATCDLRPYGDDLGHSWWIASDPPALFQHLRSEPLPVDHVLGIGGASTTLASWTPRTPVARALDLGTGSGVQALHLSGHAGSVVATDLSQRALRYAEFNAGLNGVDWDLRSGSFLDPVAGETFDLIVSNPPFVITPRAEGVPLYEYRDGGAAGDGVVAALTKGVGAHLAPGGVAQLLGNWETGAGQDWRERVGEWVAESGLDAWVVQRDVQDPAEYAELWARDGGHRPGTPEYDALVGAWLDDFANRGVSEIGFGIITLHRPTSERAPFVDLVEATGPVAAPMGPTVAAGLAARDRLAGMTDAEVLDTAWRCAADVTTETHAEPGATDPSVILLRQGGGLGRVVRLDTLDAALVSVCDGELTARQSLVAISGLLERPTDEALDAGVSLVRGLVADGFLILP from the coding sequence GTGACCTCCTCGGCGAACCTCCGTATCGACCCAGCCCTCCTCGAGCAGCTACGCGAGGACCTGACCGCGGCGGACTTCCGCGTCGACGCCGTCCGGGAGCGCCTGGGTGGTCTCGCGGCCGACGCACTCGGCCGCGAGCAGCCGCTGCCGGCCAGGCGGGTCGTCGCCGGGGCGAGCGATCCGCTCGGTGTGCTCATCGGCTGCTTCGGGCTGGGGCTGCCCATCCCCGCCGACACCCTCGGGGCCGCGCTGCCGCGGACCGGCGTGACCGGGGCGATCGCCCTGCGCATCGTCGAGCCGCACGGTGCGCACCTCGTCGCCACGTGCGACCTGCGGCCCTACGGCGACGACCTCGGTCACAGCTGGTGGATCGCCTCCGACCCCCCTGCGCTCTTCCAGCACCTGCGCAGCGAGCCCCTGCCCGTCGACCACGTCCTCGGCATCGGCGGTGCGTCGACGACGCTGGCCTCGTGGACGCCCCGGACCCCGGTGGCCCGCGCGCTCGACCTCGGCACCGGCTCCGGCGTGCAGGCGCTCCACCTGTCGGGGCACGCCGGGTCGGTCGTCGCCACCGACCTGTCGCAGCGGGCGCTGCGCTACGCCGAGTTCAACGCCGGCCTCAACGGCGTCGACTGGGACCTGCGCTCCGGGTCCTTCCTCGACCCGGTGGCCGGGGAGACCTTCGACCTCATCGTGAGCAATCCCCCCTTCGTCATCACGCCGCGGGCCGAGGGGGTGCCGCTCTACGAGTACCGCGACGGCGGTGCCGCCGGCGACGGCGTCGTCGCGGCCCTGACGAAGGGGGTCGGGGCCCACCTCGCCCCGGGCGGGGTCGCGCAGCTGCTCGGCAACTGGGAGACCGGCGCCGGGCAGGACTGGCGGGAGCGGGTCGGCGAGTGGGTCGCCGAGAGCGGCCTGGACGCCTGGGTGGTCCAACGGGACGTGCAGGACCCGGCGGAGTACGCCGAGCTGTGGGCCCGCGACGGCGGCCACCGGCCCGGCACCCCCGAGTACGACGCGCTCGTTGGCGCGTGGCTCGACGACTTCGCGAACCGGGGCGTGAGCGAGATCGGGTTCGGCATCATCACGCTGCACCGACCGACGAGCGAGCGGGCCCCCTTCGTCGACCTCGTGGAGGCGACCGGCCCGGTGGCGGCACCGATGGGCCCCACCGTCGCCGCAGGTCTCGCCGCCCGGGACCGGCTCGCCGGCATGACCGACGCTGAGGTGCTCGACACCGCCTGGCGGTGCGCGGCGGACGTCACCACCGAGACGCACGCGGAGCCCGGCGCCACCGACCCCAGCGTCATCCTGCTCCGGCAGGGCGGGGGGCTGGGCCGCGTCGTCCGTCTCGACACGCTCGACGCCGCCCTGGTCTCGGTGTGCGACGGCGAGCTGACCGCCCGCCAGTCGCTCGTCGCGATCTCCGGGCTGCTCGAGCGGCCCACGGACGAGGCGCTCGACGCGGGCGTCTCGCTCGTGCGGGGACTCGTCGCGGACGGGTTCCTGATCCTCCCGTGA
- a CDS encoding sodium-translocating pyrophosphatase gives MAGMQVSLTAASSALELDGANLTLISGVAVIGLAALVLGVVLRRQVIAAGAGTQRMQEIAGAVEEGAHAYLRRQFRTLIIFVVLVFVLLLFLPADTAGVRWGRSGFFVLGAVFSAAIGYLGMSLAVKANVRVAEAARSTGRDEGMQIAFRTGGTVGMFTVGLGLLGAAIVVLAYRGDAPRVLEGFGFGAALLAMFMRVGGGIFTKAADVGADLVGKVEAGIPEDDPRNAATIADNVGDNVGDCAGMAADLFESYAVMLVAALILGSAAFGAYGLVFPLLIPAIGAVTAMIGIFITRARAGESALDAINRGFYISAVISAVLCAAAAYLYLPGSYEQLGSSDQDVAALVGDPRRAALLAVILGIVLAAVILRMTGHFTGTDKRPTEDVARTTETGAATVILSGISLGLESAVYMTTTIAVVIYLAFLLGGSSVVLGLFFIALAGCGLLTTVGVIVAMDTFGPVSDNAQGIAEMSGDVDEEAAQVLTELDAVGNTTKAITKGIAIATAVLAATALFGSYTDAWTSTVRALEEGAVSQDRVGGFEQMVNTQIVTPSVLVGLLLGAAVVFLFSGLAINAVTVAAGSIVHEVRRQFRDHPGIMAGTEKPDYASVVDICTRDSLTKLATPGLLAALTPVVVGFGLGIGALAGFLAGAIACGALMAVFLANSGGAWDNAKKIVEDGRHGGKGSPAHEAAVIGDTVGDPFKDTAGPAINPLIKVMNLVAVLIAPAIVTLYLGDEGSQMIRWAIALVALLVLVIALVVAKRDDVAIAEVQEESVGDRA, from the coding sequence ATGGCCGGTATGCAGGTGTCCCTGACCGCGGCGTCGTCGGCGCTCGAGCTCGACGGCGCCAACCTGACCCTCATCAGCGGTGTGGCCGTCATCGGTCTCGCCGCGCTCGTGCTGGGCGTCGTCCTGCGACGCCAGGTGATCGCGGCCGGCGCCGGCACCCAGCGGATGCAGGAGATCGCCGGTGCGGTCGAGGAGGGGGCCCACGCCTACCTGCGACGGCAGTTCAGGACGCTGATCATCTTCGTCGTCCTCGTCTTCGTCCTGCTGCTCTTCCTGCCGGCCGACACCGCTGGGGTGCGGTGGGGCCGGTCCGGCTTCTTCGTCCTCGGTGCCGTCTTCTCCGCGGCCATCGGCTACCTGGGCATGAGCCTGGCGGTCAAGGCCAACGTCCGCGTCGCCGAGGCGGCCCGCTCGACCGGACGCGACGAGGGCATGCAGATCGCCTTCCGCACCGGCGGCACCGTCGGCATGTTCACCGTCGGGCTCGGTCTGCTCGGGGCGGCCATCGTCGTCCTGGCCTACCGCGGTGATGCGCCCCGTGTCCTCGAGGGCTTCGGCTTCGGTGCCGCCCTGCTCGCGATGTTCATGCGCGTCGGGGGTGGCATCTTCACCAAGGCCGCCGATGTCGGCGCCGACCTCGTCGGCAAGGTCGAGGCCGGCATCCCCGAGGACGACCCGCGCAACGCCGCGACGATCGCCGACAACGTCGGGGACAACGTCGGTGACTGCGCCGGCATGGCCGCCGACCTCTTCGAGTCCTACGCCGTCATGCTCGTCGCCGCACTGATCCTCGGCTCGGCGGCCTTCGGCGCCTACGGCCTGGTCTTCCCGCTGCTCATCCCGGCGATCGGCGCCGTGACCGCCATGATCGGTATCTTCATCACCCGCGCCCGCGCCGGCGAGTCGGCCCTGGACGCGATCAACCGCGGCTTCTACATCTCGGCGGTCATCTCCGCGGTGCTCTGCGCGGCCGCCGCCTACCTCTACCTCCCCGGCAGCTACGAGCAGCTGGGTTCCTCCGACCAGGACGTCGCCGCCCTCGTCGGCGACCCGCGGCGCGCCGCGCTCCTGGCGGTCATCCTCGGCATCGTCCTGGCCGCCGTCATCCTGCGGATGACCGGGCACTTCACGGGCACCGACAAGCGCCCGACCGAGGACGTCGCCCGCACGACCGAGACCGGCGCCGCGACGGTCATCCTCTCCGGCATCAGCCTCGGCCTGGAGTCCGCGGTCTACATGACGACGACGATCGCCGTCGTCATCTACCTGGCCTTCCTGCTCGGGGGCTCCTCCGTCGTCCTCGGGCTGTTCTTCATCGCGCTCGCCGGCTGCGGTCTGCTGACCACGGTCGGGGTCATCGTCGCGATGGACACCTTCGGCCCCGTCTCCGACAACGCCCAGGGCATCGCCGAGATGTCCGGCGACGTCGACGAGGAGGCCGCGCAGGTCCTCACCGAGCTCGACGCCGTGGGCAACACGACCAAGGCGATCACCAAGGGCATCGCGATCGCGACGGCCGTCCTCGCGGCCACCGCGCTCTTCGGCAGCTACACCGACGCGTGGACCTCCACGGTGCGGGCACTCGAGGAGGGCGCGGTCTCCCAGGACCGCGTCGGGGGCTTCGAGCAGATGGTCAACACCCAGATCGTCACCCCGAGCGTCCTCGTCGGCCTGCTCCTCGGCGCCGCGGTCGTCTTCCTCTTCTCCGGGCTCGCGATCAACGCGGTGACCGTCGCCGCGGGGTCGATCGTCCACGAGGTGCGCCGCCAGTTCCGCGACCACCCCGGGATCATGGCCGGCACCGAGAAGCCCGACTACGCCAGCGTCGTCGACATCTGCACCCGCGACTCGCTGACCAAGCTGGCGACCCCGGGCCTGCTCGCCGCCCTGACCCCGGTCGTCGTCGGCTTCGGCCTGGGCATCGGGGCGCTCGCCGGGTTCCTCGCCGGGGCGATCGCCTGTGGTGCCCTCATGGCGGTCTTCCTGGCCAACTCCGGTGGTGCGTGGGACAACGCGAAGAAGATCGTCGAGGACGGGCGCCACGGCGGCAAGGGCTCGCCGGCGCACGAGGCCGCGGTCATCGGCGACACGGTCGGCGACCCCTTCAAGGACACCGCCGGACCGGCGATCAACCCGCTGATCAAGGTGATGAACCTCGTCGCCGTGCTGATCGCGCCGGCCATCGTCACCCTCTACCTCGGTGACGAGGGGTCGCAGATGATCCGGTGGGCGATCGCCCTCGTCGCCCTCCTCGTCCTCGTCATCGCCCTCGTGGTCGCCAAGCGCGATGATGTCGCGATCGCCGAGGTGCAGGAGGAGTCCGTGGGCGACCGGGCCTAG
- a CDS encoding NAD(P)-dependent oxidoreductase → MEHVVVLSRAGTRSVPAARTAQIQEHARLGFVTREDAPDGREAAALLRSATVLATTNATLPRLDAELLRACPRLRRIVLYATGYEHIDLELLDDHGVSLSVLPEYATTAVAEHALGLLLGLAARIHLANDRSRGLVPAATSLRGIELGGRVLGIIGVGRIGTHLARLAGGVGMSVIGSDPDPVARVAAQERGTIMTHTDELLERADVVALCCSTDPQHPLVVGAPELERMRPGGLLVNIGRPALVDHDAVAAAIRSGHLRGYGVDDAVLDPACDLVTEGRVLQTGHSAWWRDEVLERGAEQFGRAVLAAVRHAPVDVVTSGALVGRTA, encoded by the coding sequence GTGGAGCACGTCGTCGTACTCAGTCGCGCAGGCACCCGGTCGGTGCCCGCAGCCCGGACAGCGCAGATCCAGGAGCACGCGAGGCTGGGCTTCGTCACCCGGGAGGACGCGCCGGACGGCCGCGAGGCGGCCGCCCTGCTGCGCAGCGCCACCGTCCTGGCCACGACGAACGCGACCCTGCCCCGCCTCGACGCCGAGCTGCTGCGGGCCTGCCCCCGGCTGCGGCGGATCGTGCTCTACGCGACCGGGTACGAGCACATCGACCTCGAGCTCCTCGATGACCACGGGGTGAGCCTGTCGGTGCTGCCCGAGTACGCCACCACGGCCGTGGCCGAGCACGCCCTGGGCCTCCTGCTCGGCCTGGCCGCGCGGATCCACCTGGCCAACGACCGCTCCCGGGGCCTCGTCCCCGCGGCCACCTCCTTGCGCGGCATCGAGCTGGGTGGACGCGTCCTGGGCATCATCGGCGTCGGCCGCATCGGTACGCACCTCGCGCGGCTCGCCGGGGGCGTCGGCATGTCGGTCATCGGCAGCGACCCGGACCCGGTCGCCCGCGTCGCCGCCCAGGAGCGGGGGACGATCATGACGCACACGGACGAGCTGCTCGAGCGCGCGGACGTCGTCGCGCTGTGCTGCTCCACCGACCCGCAGCACCCGCTCGTCGTCGGTGCACCCGAGCTGGAGCGCATGCGTCCCGGTGGGCTCCTCGTCAACATCGGTCGACCGGCCCTGGTCGACCACGACGCGGTGGCCGCGGCCATCCGCTCCGGCCACCTGCGCGGGTACGGCGTCGACGACGCCGTGCTCGATCCCGCGTGCGACCTCGTCACCGAGGGCCGTGTCCTGCAGACGGGTCACAGCGCCTGGTGGCGCGACGAGGTGCTCGAGCGCGGTGCGGAGCAGTTCGGCCGGGCGGTCCTCGCCGCGGTACGGCACGCCCCGGTCGACGTGGTCACGTCCGGTGCCCTCGTCGGACGGACCGCATGA
- a CDS encoding STAS domain-containing protein, protein MSISVTSSEAGEVHIVHVAGEIDVTSAAVLRDALEALIADGRRRLTLDLTDVTFLDSTGLGIVVGRLKRLARHGGTMTVAASHQRVLRVFSITGLDQLLDIRPDLDSAVGAAEAPVG, encoded by the coding sequence GTGTCCATCTCCGTCACGTCCAGCGAAGCCGGGGAGGTGCACATCGTCCACGTCGCCGGTGAGATCGATGTGACCTCCGCCGCCGTGCTGCGCGATGCCCTCGAGGCGCTCATCGCCGACGGGCGTCGTCGGCTGACCCTCGACCTGACCGACGTCACCTTCCTCGACTCCACCGGGCTGGGGATCGTCGTCGGTCGGCTCAAGCGGCTGGCGCGCCACGGCGGGACCATGACCGTCGCCGCCTCGCACCAACGGGTGCTGCGTGTCTTCAGCATCACGGGCCTCGACCAGCTGCTGGACATCCGGCCCGACCTCGACTCGGCCGTCGGTGCGGCGGAGGCGCCGGTCGGCTGA
- a CDS encoding DEAD/DEAH box helicase: MTTPRPEADELLGLLTRGREDRLRHVERIPARPATEVDLPDWVAPPLRQSLAGAGIDRLWSHQASAAQAARDGRHVVLSTGTASGKSLGYLLPSLTSVLEGRSAANGRGATALYLSPTKALAADQLARLQSWAVPGVRAATYDGDTPTDERRWIRDHADVILTNPDLVHHSLLPGHRSWAHVLRRLRYVVIDECHVYRGIFGSHVALLLRRLRRVARRYGADPTFVLASATVGDPGGHASRLIGDDVLAVTEDGSPRGALTFGLWQPPEDDDGGRRSPTTEAAELMAELVGRDVQTLAFARSRAGVEALASSASRQVSIVDEGRIAAYRGGYLPEERRVIERRLRERQLLGLAATNALELGIDVAGLDVVLMAGWPGRLASVWQQAGRAGRDGRDALAVLLAADDPLDSWVVEHPEAVFDSPVEASVLDPQNLRVLVPHLACAAAEIPVTLADEAWFGDSLEGVLAMLVERGILRARPGGWFWTRPDRPGDHVSLRGIGEVVSIVEGRSGRVVGTIDEAAAHAQVHTGAVHVHQGQTWVVTDLDLEEATATVVRGDPGWSTQSQSVSAFDIVAEESGVDLGPVRVSFGRVDVRRQVTGFLRRLPGGEVLGTHPLELPERTLSTRAVWWTMTPEALAAAGIDEVDVPGAAHAAEHAAIGMLPLLATCDRWDIGGVSTDCHPDTGLPTIMVYDGHPGGAGFAARAHERIEQWLTMTRETIAGCGCAAAGCPACVVSPKCGNGNEPLDARGAVALLDLMIGALRPTVGTEAHSGPATRPAERIS, encoded by the coding sequence ATGACCACCCCCCGCCCAGAGGCCGACGAGCTGCTCGGCCTGCTCACCCGCGGGCGCGAGGACCGGCTGCGGCACGTCGAGCGCATCCCGGCCCGACCGGCCACCGAGGTGGACCTGCCGGACTGGGTGGCACCACCCCTTCGCCAGTCGTTGGCCGGTGCCGGGATCGACCGGCTGTGGTCGCACCAGGCGAGCGCGGCGCAGGCGGCCCGGGACGGCCGGCACGTCGTGCTCTCCACGGGGACGGCCTCGGGCAAGTCGCTCGGCTACCTCCTCCCGTCACTCACGTCGGTGCTCGAGGGCCGGTCCGCCGCGAACGGCCGGGGCGCGACCGCGCTCTACCTCTCCCCCACCAAGGCACTGGCAGCCGACCAGCTCGCCCGGCTGCAGTCCTGGGCGGTGCCCGGGGTCCGCGCGGCGACGTACGACGGGGACACCCCCACCGACGAGCGCCGCTGGATCCGCGACCACGCCGACGTCATCCTCACCAACCCCGACCTGGTGCACCACTCCCTCCTGCCGGGCCACCGCAGCTGGGCGCACGTCCTGCGCCGCCTGCGGTACGTCGTCATCGACGAGTGCCACGTCTACCGCGGGATCTTCGGCTCGCACGTCGCGCTGCTGCTGCGCCGGCTGCGCCGGGTGGCGCGACGCTACGGCGCCGACCCGACCTTCGTCCTGGCCTCCGCCACCGTCGGCGACCCGGGCGGGCACGCGTCGCGGCTCATCGGTGACGACGTGCTCGCCGTGACCGAGGACGGGTCACCGCGCGGCGCGCTGACCTTCGGGCTGTGGCAACCACCGGAGGACGACGACGGGGGTCGGCGCTCCCCCACCACCGAGGCCGCCGAGCTCATGGCCGAGCTGGTGGGCCGGGACGTGCAGACGCTCGCCTTCGCCCGGTCGCGGGCGGGCGTGGAGGCGCTGGCCTCGTCCGCGTCGCGGCAGGTCAGCATCGTCGACGAAGGGAGGATCGCGGCCTACCGCGGCGGGTACCTCCCCGAGGAGCGACGGGTCATCGAGCGCCGGCTGCGCGAGCGGCAGCTGCTCGGGCTCGCGGCGACCAATGCCCTCGAGCTGGGCATCGACGTCGCCGGTCTCGACGTCGTGCTCATGGCCGGGTGGCCGGGACGGCTCGCCTCGGTGTGGCAGCAGGCGGGGCGCGCCGGTCGTGACGGGCGGGACGCCCTCGCCGTGCTGCTCGCCGCCGACGATCCTCTCGACTCGTGGGTCGTGGAGCACCCGGAGGCGGTCTTCGACTCCCCGGTCGAGGCGAGCGTCCTCGACCCGCAGAACCTGCGCGTGCTCGTCCCGCACCTTGCCTGCGCCGCCGCCGAGATCCCCGTGACGCTCGCCGACGAGGCCTGGTTCGGCGACTCCCTCGAGGGCGTGCTGGCCATGCTCGTGGAGCGCGGCATCCTGAGAGCCCGACCGGGCGGGTGGTTCTGGACCCGACCGGACCGGCCGGGCGATCACGTCTCCCTGCGCGGCATCGGCGAGGTCGTCAGCATCGTCGAAGGGAGGTCCGGCCGGGTCGTCGGCACCATCGACGAAGCGGCGGCGCACGCCCAGGTGCACACCGGGGCGGTCCACGTGCACCAGGGGCAGACATGGGTGGTCACCGATCTCGACCTCGAGGAGGCGACCGCCACGGTCGTGCGCGGTGACCCGGGTTGGTCGACGCAGTCGCAGTCGGTGTCGGCCTTCGACATCGTCGCCGAGGAGAGCGGCGTCGACCTCGGACCGGTGCGGGTCAGCTTCGGCCGGGTCGACGTGCGTCGGCAGGTGACCGGCTTCCTGCGACGGCTGCCGGGTGGTGAGGTCCTCGGGACGCACCCGTTGGAGCTGCCCGAGCGCACCCTGTCGACGCGGGCGGTGTGGTGGACCATGACGCCCGAGGCGTTGGCGGCGGCCGGGATCGACGAGGTCGATGTCCCGGGGGCGGCGCACGCGGCCGAGCACGCCGCCATCGGGATGCTGCCGCTGCTCGCCACCTGCGACCGGTGGGACATCGGCGGGGTCTCCACGGACTGCCACCCGGACACCGGACTGCCGACGATCATGGTCTACGACGGCCACCCCGGGGGCGCGGGCTTCGCGGCACGGGCCCACGAGCGGATCGAGCAGTGGCTGACGATGACCCGGGAGACGATCGCGGGCTGCGGCTGCGCCGCCGCCGGGTGCCCCGCCTGCGTCGTCTCCCCGAAGTGTGGCAACGGCAACGAGCCCCTCGACGCACGGGGAGCCGTGGCGCTGCTCGACCTGATGATCGGTGCCCTGCGCCCTACAGTTGGGACGGAGGCCCACTCGGGTCCCGCCACCCGACCAGCCGAAAGGATCTCGTGA